Within Kutzneria chonburiensis, the genomic segment CATGCCTCCCGCGGCGTGCTGTGCGTGGGTGCCCGAGGTTCGCGCACGGAGATCTTTCGGGGTGGACGGGGCTTCTCCTCCGCTCCGTCCCTGGCCGACTCGATGTCCGCATCTCCTTTGTAGTGGGTGACGGCGGCCACAGCAAGGGCACGGTCGGGTGCACCGGTCAAGTGGCTTTGCGTGACCGATCAGGACGACCGCACAGATCATGACCTGCGCCGATGCCCTCTTCGGGTGGAGTTCAGGCCCGACGGCGGCGGCGAATGCCGTACCAGGCCACGCCGGCGGCCGCGACCGCGCCCAAGCTCACCGCGGTGACCGCCACGGCGGTGCCGGACGGCGTCGGGATGCGGGCCCGCAGCGACACCGGATCGGAGAAGGTCAGCACCGGCCAGCCCTGCTGGGCGGCGACCTTGCGCAGCCCCCGGTCCGGATTCACCGCCGTCGGGTGGCCGACCACGGCCAGCATCGGCTCGTCGGTCGCGGAGTCGGAGTAGGCGTGGCACCGGGCCAGGTCGTAGCCGTTGGTCGCGGCCAACTGCTTGATCGCGACGGCCTTGTTGTCGGCGTAGCAGTAGAAGTCGACCTCGCCGGTGTAGCGGCCGTCGGCGACCACCATGCGGGTGGCCAGGCTCTGCGTGGCGCCGAGCATGTCCGCGATCGGCGCGACGATCTCCTGGCCGGAGGCTGAGACCACCACCACGTCGTGACCTGCGGCACGGTGGTCGGCGATCAGCTGGGTGGCTTCCTTGTAGACCAGCGGGTCCACGATGTCGTGCAATGTCTCCTCGACGATGGCCCGCACCTGGCCGACATCCCAGCCCGCGCACAGCGCCGTGATGTGCTGGCGCATCCGCTCGATCTGGTCCGCGTCCGCACCCGACTGCATGAACACGAACTGCGCATACGCGCTCTTGAGCACGGCTCGGCGGTTGATCAGACCCTCCTGGAAGAAGGGCCGGCTGAAGGCCAGCAGGCTCGACTTCGCGATGACGGTCTTGTCCAGGTCGAAAAAGGCCGCCACACGAGCGCCGGTGCTGGGATCCACGGCGCCAGCATAGGTGTCGTCACGAAAATATGGCGTGTCTGTTGCGGGGATGGGAGGCGCGAGAGGCCTTCGGGGGGATACAGTAGAGAGGTCCGGCCACAGATCCGGACGTGTTCAGTCCAACCCCCGGGACTGAACCTAGGCGGCCCCCGTCCCTCCCCCTGACGGGGGTCGTCCCATATCTACGGTCAGGTGCCCGGGTATCGCCCGGCTCCAGTATGGCCACCGGGTCTGACAACCTTCGGCGTCAGAGATCAACATCGGCCGAGTTGTCCACAACCCCCGAGTTGTCCACATGTGGATCTCCGACCGCCCCGCGGCCACCGCCGCCCGGGCGAGTCTGGTCCCGCGGCGCACGTCCGTTCGCCGCCGGACGAGGACGGGGAGAACGTGGACCGAGCACGGCCGCTGGCCCTGGTCGACAACGACGACCTGCTCGACGACCTGCTCAAAGTCGCCGCGGCCGCCGGCTGCGACGTGGAACGCGTGGCCGACGTGGCCGCCATGCGGGCCGGCTGGGCGCACGCGCCGATGGTGTTGCTGGACGAACAGGCCGCGCAGAGCTGCGGCGAGGCCGGCCTGCCCCGCAGACCAGGCGTGGTGGTGTTGGCCGCCGGTCCACCTCCGCCACGGCTGTTCGAGCACGCCGTCGCCGTCGGTGCGGAACGCGTGGTCGGCCTGCCGGACGGGGAAGACTGGCTGGCCGGGGCAATCGCCGATGCCGTCGAAGGTCCGGCCAAGGACACCGGGCGCATCATGGCCGTGATCGGCGGTCGCGGCGGTGCCGGTGCTTCCGTGTTCGCCGCCGCGGTCGGTTATGCGGCGTTGCGGCGAGGTCGCCGCGTTCTGCTCGTCGACTGCGATCCGATGGCCGGCGGGCTCGATCTCGTGCTCGGAGCCGAGCGGATGGACGGATTGCGCTGGCCCGAACTCAAGCTCAGCGCCGGACGTGTCGCCGCATCCTCGCTGCACACCGCGTTGCCCGGCAGCCAGCGAGGCCAGTCCCGCCTGACCATCCTGTCCTGCGACCGCGGCAACGTCGATCTCGATCCGCAGGCCGTGGCCACCGTGGTCAGCTCGGCCAAGCGCAGCGGCGAACTGGTCGTTTGCGACCTGCCGCGACATCGGACCGAACCGTCCGGCGTCGTCCTGGACCGGGCCGACCTGATCGTCGTGGTCATGCCGGCCGAGTTGCGGGCCTGTGCGGCGGCGCGTCGCCTGGTCGAGCGGTTCATCGAGGAAGGGCGGGAGGCCCAGCTCGTGGTGCGCGGGCCGGCGCCCGGCGGACTGCGGGCCGACGAGGTCGCCAGCACCGTCGGCCTGAACCTGCTGACCGGCATGCCGGCCGAACCGGGTCTGGCCATGTCGCTCGAGGCGGGCCGGCCGCCGGCTCGACCGCGTGGACCGCTGGCCGACGCCGCCGATCTGGCCGTCGAGGTCCTGTGCGGGGTGCCCGATGCGGCGTGACCTTGTCGACCGCGTGCGAGAACGCCTCGCCACCATCGGCCGCGGCGTCACCGACGCCGAGATGGCCGACGCCTTCCGGGCCGAAACCGGCGGTGTGGCCAGCGATCTGGACACCCTCGGCGCCGTTCGCGAGCTACGACAGGAGTTCTCCGGCACCGGGCCGCTCGCGCCGCTGTTGAGCGATCCCGGCGTGAGCGACGTGCTCGTCACCGGGCCGGACCGGGTGTGGATCGACGGGCCCGACGGCGTTCGCCTCACCCCGATCACCTTTCGCGACGACGACGCCGTGCGACAGCTGGCTCAGCGCTTGGCCCTCGTCGCCGGCCGACGGCTCGACGACGCCCAGCCCTTCGTCGATGCCTGGCTACCCGAGGGCATTCGCTTGCACGCCATGCTGCCGCCCATCGCCGCCGACGGCACCAGCCTGTCGCTGCGTGTCCTACGCCCCGCCGGCCACGACCTCGCCGCCCTACGCGAGCTGGGCACGTTCGACGAGGCCACCGAGGAGCTTCTGGTCCGCATCGTCCGAGCCCGCCTCGCCTTCTTGATCACCGGCGCCACCGGCTCCGGCAAGACAACCCTGCTCGCCGCTCTACTCGGCCGGGTGCCCGCGTGCGAGCGTGTCATCTGCATCGAGGACGCCGGCGAGCTCCACCCCGACCATCCCCAGGTCATTCGTCTGGTCTCCCGGCCACCCAACGTCGAGGGCGCCGGCGAGGTCACCTCCCGTGAACTGGTACGCCAGGCCCTCCGCATGCGCCCCGATCGCATCATCGTCGGCGAGGTACGCGGCGCCGAAGTCTGCGAGCTTCTCGCCGCCCTCAATACCGGCCACGACGGCGGCGCTTGCACCCTCCACGCCAATTCCCCTTCCGAGGTCCCCGCCCGCATGGAGGCCCTCGCCTCCCTCGGCGGTATCTCCCGCCCCGCCCTCCACAGCCAGCTGGCCGCCGCCATCCACGTCGTCCTCCACCTCAAGCGTTCCCCTGGCGGCGTCCGCCGCCTCGTCGAGATCGGCGTCCTCACCCGTGAGGCCGCCGAGGTCGTAGTCCTCCCAGCTTGGCGGTCCGGCCACCCCACCGAGGCTTGGCCCCTACTCGCCACCCTCCTCACCGACCGGGGTTTCCCATGCTGAGCATCGCTTTCCCGCCTACGCCACCCCTTCCGCCCACTCCGCCAGCACCCCCTCACGCACTCCCGCGCTCGGTCGGCCGGCCGCGTCCATTCGTGGCAGGGAGGGGCTCGTGCTGAGCCTCTCCGTCGCACTGCTTGCTGCCGCCGTTCTGGTCTGGCCGGTAAGGCATGCGCCACGTCGGTTGCGGGCGCTCCTGCCGGCCGCACGACCGGCCCGGCGTCGATGGCGCATGCCGCGGCCGACCACTGGAGTGCTGGCTGTGGTCGGCGCGGCGTTGGGGTGGTGCCTACTCGGCCCGGGCGGTGCGGTGGCCAACGCGGTGCTGTGCACGACGTGTTGGCGTCGGTGGCATTCGCGTCGCGGTCTTCGACAGCGGACCCAAGCCGCGGAGGGCATGGTCGGCGCGCTCGGGGCCATGGTTGC encodes:
- a CDS encoding HAD family hydrolase, coding for MDPSTGARVAAFFDLDKTVIAKSSLLAFSRPFFQEGLINRRAVLKSAYAQFVFMQSGADADQIERMRQHITALCAGWDVGQVRAIVEETLHDIVDPLVYKEATQLIADHRAAGHDVVVVSASGQEIVAPIADMLGATQSLATRMVVADGRYTGEVDFYCYADNKAVAIKQLAATNGYDLARCHAYSDSATDEPMLAVVGHPTAVNPDRGLRKVAAQQGWPVLTFSDPVSLRARIPTPSGTAVAVTAVSLGAVAAAGVAWYGIRRRRRA
- the ssd gene encoding septum site-determining protein Ssd; this encodes MDRARPLALVDNDDLLDDLLKVAAAAGCDVERVADVAAMRAGWAHAPMVLLDEQAAQSCGEAGLPRRPGVVVLAAGPPPPRLFEHAVAVGAERVVGLPDGEDWLAGAIADAVEGPAKDTGRIMAVIGGRGGAGASVFAAAVGYAALRRGRRVLLVDCDPMAGGLDLVLGAERMDGLRWPELKLSAGRVAASSLHTALPGSQRGQSRLTILSCDRGNVDLDPQAVATVVSSAKRSGELVVCDLPRHRTEPSGVVLDRADLIVVVMPAELRACAAARRLVERFIEEGREAQLVVRGPAPGGLRADEVASTVGLNLLTGMPAEPGLAMSLEAGRPPARPRGPLADAADLAVEVLCGVPDAA
- a CDS encoding TadA family conjugal transfer-associated ATPase codes for the protein MRRDLVDRVRERLATIGRGVTDAEMADAFRAETGGVASDLDTLGAVRELRQEFSGTGPLAPLLSDPGVSDVLVTGPDRVWIDGPDGVRLTPITFRDDDAVRQLAQRLALVAGRRLDDAQPFVDAWLPEGIRLHAMLPPIAADGTSLSLRVLRPAGHDLAALRELGTFDEATEELLVRIVRARLAFLITGATGSGKTTLLAALLGRVPACERVICIEDAGELHPDHPQVIRLVSRPPNVEGAGEVTSRELVRQALRMRPDRIIVGEVRGAEVCELLAALNTGHDGGACTLHANSPSEVPARMEALASLGGISRPALHSQLAAAIHVVLHLKRSPGGVRRLVEIGVLTREAAEVVVLPAWRSGHPTEAWPLLATLLTDRGFPC